A genomic stretch from Candidatus Thiothrix anitrata includes:
- a CDS encoding S-layer homology domain-containing protein: protein MAVLMVRALGLKFNHPSGLEISRGWDGNSMALKKKGIVSGNVKNDGVDYYEPAKTITRGEFLKILINAIIYKRCGALKNKPSFQCALDGY, encoded by the coding sequence ATGGCTGTTCTTATGGTTAGGGCACTTGGTTTAAAGTTTAATCACCCATCTGGCCTAGAAATATCTAGAGGTTGGGATGGAAATTCTATGGCTCTAAAGAAAAAAGGTATCGTTTCTGGAAATGTAAAAAATGATGGGGTTGACTATTATGAACCGGCCAAAACCATTACTCGTGGAGAATTTCTAAAAATTTTAATAAATGCCATTATTTATAAAAGATGTGGGGCATTAAAAAATAAACCATCTTTTCAATGTGCTTTGGATGGCTATTAA
- a CDS encoding glycosyltransferase has translation MRILMVSDVYFPRVNGVSTSIQAFRQALQAAGHSVTLIAPDYGQTAEDEAGIIRIASRGVLIDPEDRMMRIRHIHRLTAELRAEHYDIIHIHTPFVAHYAGLKLARKLKLPVVATYHTFFEEYLYNYIPWLPKSWLRYAARRFSRTQCADLDALVVPSTAMKQVLENYGITTPMSVLPTGLDLAVFDSGDGVAFREQYTIAADRPLLLFVGRVAFEKNIGFLLEVVEQLLPSVPDVLLLITGEGPAEKALHAQVQRRGLEQNVRFMGYLRRDGDLQACYKAADVFVFASRTETQGLVLLEAMACRTPVVSTAVLGTKDVIGAGLGGLVAPENPALFAAQVKRLLTGKTLHAQKAKEARQYAATWSHTAQAQKLLAFYLATMQRNGFTGD, from the coding sequence ATGCGTATATTGATGGTTTCCGACGTATATTTCCCGCGAGTCAACGGTGTTTCCACCTCGATTCAAGCGTTCCGGCAGGCGTTGCAGGCGGCAGGGCACAGTGTCACGTTGATTGCCCCGGATTATGGGCAAACCGCGGAAGATGAGGCAGGCATTATCCGCATTGCATCGCGGGGCGTGCTTATTGACCCGGAAGACCGCATGATGCGCATCCGTCATATTCATCGCTTGACGGCGGAATTACGGGCGGAACATTACGACATTATCCACATCCATACCCCGTTTGTGGCGCATTACGCTGGGTTAAAACTTGCCCGCAAACTCAAACTGCCGGTTGTGGCGACTTATCATACGTTTTTCGAGGAATACCTTTACAACTACATTCCTTGGTTGCCGAAATCTTGGCTGCGCTATGCCGCACGGCGGTTTTCGCGGACGCAATGTGCGGACTTGGATGCATTGGTAGTGCCATCCACGGCAATGAAACAGGTGTTGGAAAATTACGGCATTACCACACCTATGAGCGTGTTACCCACGGGGCTGGACTTGGCAGTGTTTGACAGCGGTGATGGCGTGGCATTTCGTGAGCAATATACTATTGCGGCAGATCGCCCATTATTACTGTTTGTAGGGCGGGTCGCATTCGAGAAAAACATCGGTTTTTTGCTGGAAGTTGTTGAACAATTATTACCATCCGTGCCGGATGTGTTGCTACTGATTACCGGCGAAGGCCCCGCTGAAAAAGCCCTGCACGCTCAAGTTCAGCGGCGCGGCTTGGAACAGAATGTACGTTTTATGGGCTATTTGCGGCGTGATGGTGATTTGCAAGCCTGTTACAAGGCGGCTGACGTGTTTGTGTTTGCGTCACGTACTGAAACCCAAGGCTTAGTCTTGTTAGAAGCAATGGCGTGCAGAACACCGGTAGTTTCGACGGCAGTGTTGGGAACTAAAGATGTGATTGGGGCGGGTCTTGGCGGTTTGGTCGCACCGGAAAACCCCGCGCTGTTTGCCGCACAGGTAAAACGTTTACTGACAGGAAAAACCTTACATGCGCAAAAAGCCAAGGAAGCGCGTCAGTACGCCGCCACTTGGTCACACACTGCGCAGGCACAAAAGCTACTAGCGTTTTATCTGGCAACGATGCAGCGGAATGGATTCACAGGGGATTAG
- a CDS encoding IS110 family RNA-guided transposase, producing MHYLGIDVAKAKLDCSLLVNQEQDKYKFKVVENSPVGFAKLLDWLTARDISVTELHIVMEATGIYHEQAAIALHDAGGIVSIANPAHVKGFAYGLGVRTKTDGVDSRVLARYGLLTKPSRWLPPSAESRILKGLLARREAIKQDLQREKNRQEKAEAGKESALIRQSITDSITFITAQLKKIQSQIDDHIDQDPTLKNDRELLESIPAIGSQSSTQLLAIMHAHTFNSAEQLAAYLGLVPIERQSGSSLNGRAKLSKSGPSHLRAILYMAAIVAIQHNAHVKAVYGRLLAKGKTKMSALGAAMRKLVHLCFGVLKTQQKYQPDYQNA from the coding sequence ATGCATTATTTAGGCATTGACGTAGCCAAAGCCAAGCTGGATTGCAGCTTATTGGTTAATCAGGAACAGGACAAATATAAATTCAAGGTGGTGGAAAATAGCCCTGTTGGATTTGCCAAATTATTGGATTGGTTAACGGCACGCGATATTTCCGTAACGGAGTTGCACATCGTGATGGAAGCCACAGGCATTTACCACGAACAAGCCGCAATAGCCTTGCATGATGCGGGAGGCATAGTCTCGATTGCCAACCCTGCCCACGTCAAAGGGTTTGCCTATGGCTTAGGTGTGCGCACCAAAACGGATGGTGTTGATAGCCGTGTTTTGGCGCGTTATGGGTTACTGACAAAACCCAGCCGCTGGCTGCCGCCATCAGCGGAATCCCGCATCCTGAAAGGCTTGCTGGCACGGCGTGAAGCCATTAAGCAAGACTTGCAGCGGGAGAAAAACCGCCAAGAGAAAGCAGAAGCTGGCAAGGAATCCGCCCTGATCCGGCAATCCATCACCGACAGCATCACCTTTATCACGGCACAACTGAAGAAAATACAGTCACAAATTGATGACCATATTGACCAAGACCCGACACTCAAAAATGACCGGGAACTGCTCGAAAGCATCCCCGCCATTGGGTCGCAAAGTAGCACACAGTTATTGGCAATCATGCACGCCCACACCTTTAATTCTGCGGAACAATTGGCGGCTTATCTGGGGCTTGTCCCGATCGAAAGGCAATCAGGAAGCTCACTGAACGGACGTGCCAAACTGTCAAAATCAGGGCCTTCCCACCTGCGTGCCATCCTGTACATGGCAGCCATTGTTGCCATCCAGCATAACGCTCATGTGAAGGCTGTTTATGGGCGTTTGTTGGCAAAGGGAAAGACTAAAATGTCCGCGCTGGGGGCTGCTATGCGCAAGCTGGTTCACCTCTGTTTTGGGGTGCTGAAAACCCAACAAAAATATCAGCCAGACTATCAAAATGCTTGA
- a CDS encoding Lcl C-terminal domain-containing protein, with protein MLRLITTVVLNYLLVLLPLSSYAQTCQTSSILATTPSAQFTDHADGTITDTKTGLKWKKCSEGQVWNNVTGGCDGSITNYIWKNAIQQAQSINNNGGFAGYFDWRLPNKNELLSIVENQCSWPAINLTVFPDTPVRLFWSSSPVTPETLFVKDSDRAWGVTFYYGNSFDGDKNDNCGVRLVRSEL; from the coding sequence ATGCTAAGACTAATAACAACAGTGGTATTGAACTACCTACTCGTGCTGTTGCCATTGAGCAGCTATGCTCAAACTTGCCAGACTAGCAGCATTCTTGCCACCACTCCTAGTGCTCAATTCACCGACCATGCTGATGGTACGATTACAGATACGAAAACTGGATTGAAATGGAAAAAATGCAGCGAAGGGCAGGTATGGAATAATGTAACTGGCGGTTGTGATGGTAGTATCACAAATTACATTTGGAAAAATGCGATTCAGCAGGCGCAGAGCATTAATAATAATGGCGGCTTCGCTGGTTATTTTGACTGGAGATTGCCGAACAAAAATGAGCTATTGTCCATCGTAGAAAATCAGTGCTCTTGGCCTGCGATAAACCTAACGGTGTTCCCGGATACACCTGTCAGATTGTTTTGGTCATCTTCTCCAGTTACGCCAGAAACACTATTTGTAAAAGATAGCGACCGTGCATGGGGTGTCACCTTTTATTACGGTAATAGCTTTGATGGTGACAAGAACGACAATTGTGGTGTCCGGTTAGTCCGCAGTGAACTATAA
- a CDS encoding LabA-like NYN domain-containing protein gives MKKVSLFVDVQNIYYTTRAAYGCSFDYNRFWAQATAEREVVQANAYAIERGDEKQMQFQNILRAIGFEVKLKPYIQRSDGSAKGDWDVGITLDVIEAAANTDIIVLASGDGDFDMLLLRAYQRYGVETEAYGVPGLTANSLINAATRYVPIDDSLLLGKR, from the coding sequence ATGAAAAAAGTCAGTCTCTTCGTCGATGTACAAAACATCTACTACACTACCCGCGCTGCTTACGGATGCAGTTTCGACTACAACCGTTTTTGGGCGCAAGCCACCGCCGAGCGTGAAGTCGTGCAAGCCAATGCTTACGCCATTGAGCGCGGCGACGAAAAGCAGATGCAGTTTCAAAACATCCTGCGTGCGATAGGGTTTGAGGTGAAACTCAAACCCTATATCCAGCGCAGCGACGGTTCTGCCAAAGGCGATTGGGATGTGGGTATCACGCTGGATGTGATCGAAGCCGCTGCCAACACCGACATTATCGTGTTGGCATCCGGCGATGGCGATTTCGATATGTTGTTGCTGCGGGCATACCAACGCTATGGGGTGGAAACCGAGGCGTATGGTGTCCCCGGTTTGACCGCCAATTCCCTCATCAATGCCGCGACCCGTTACGTGCCGATTGATGACAGCCTGTTATTGGGCAAACGCTAA
- a CDS encoding Ig-like domain-containing protein, producing MVFNAGIDHNATSIKVGNETIALNENNEFYTELDATNEITGLKIQVNSDSVTNSFDQKIIELTYGSPKLFVDFYGENRTDSDSDGVIDAADNCPQIANANQADTDWDGIGNVCDSDDDNDGMPDEWETKYGLNPLDVSDAESDKDSDGISNLNEYKNGTNPTQKDGQTPDLQISDAQFSASIQAGKSLTVSLQVKNVGNGLAAASTLEIWLSSDNVLNEKTDPILASMTISALTAGKTEFKSVVVTVPSTSRGVQYLLMKADSKGTVSEINEPNNLVKKQISISNSQPVAYAATETLNEDTAKSMTLKATDAENNILTYTIVGQPTHGKITVPGSDGKITYTPNANYYGTDILTFKVNDGGSDSKTMAVSINIKAVNDAPTVTAQTLKIPRNLRKKILLQGKDIEDGNKLTYSIKTKPTQGMLGTLVGNKVRYTPKKGYVGKDSFSFVVKDSGGLSSTVAVVSITVTATNNLPVAKPQTVALSEDKQVSVTLVGTDVDQDKLTYTVVDKPLNGTLGSLSVDKLTYTPKVNYSGSDAFTFKVNDGNADSPVAKVTLNVAAVNDAPTVTAQTLKIPRNLRKKILLQGKDIEDGNKLTYSIKTKPTQGMLGTLVGNKVRYTPKKGYVGKDSFSFVVKDSGGLSSTVAVVSITVTATNNLPVAKPQTVALSEDKQVSVTLVGTDVDQDKLTYTVVDKPLNGTLGSLSVDKLTYTPKVNYSGSDAFTFKVNDGNADSPVAKVTLNVAAVNDPPTAVAQPIMVFKDALFAITLVGTDIEDAADKLVYAIATQPTKGKLGVLAGNKVTYTPNKGYTGKDSFTFKVTDTGKAVSATATVSIKVVAQPNISSITPLVGRVGQTVTLNISGTNLPTTIVANIAAQTVGCSKTKATATAATFTCPLNTAGSQALAIKTKANGGVIISGGTATFVVSPKSSATGKLNDTGITLCGDYAYGNSGKHNNNVSCSLLTDADGDPVPLGQDGTSGRDVTNNDDSDGHAGFSFTKISNTGAELPNSATEWSCVKDNVTGLMWEIKTDDGELHDKDWTYSWYEPDGTKNGGNAGKQNGGSCGGSQCDTYGFVQAVNAVGWCGYKDWQIPNKMDLYSIVSNDRSAPAIDTTYFPDTGAYDGFWSSSPSYADHAYSIQFAIGREGSGAKSNFSSVRLVRGGQ from the coding sequence GTGGTTTTTAATGCTGGCATTGACCATAATGCAACTTCGATCAAGGTTGGAAATGAAACCATTGCCCTGAACGAAAACAATGAATTTTATACGGAACTGGACGCGACTAATGAAATCACGGGGCTAAAAATACAAGTCAACAGCGATAGTGTTACTAATAGTTTCGACCAAAAAATCATTGAGTTGACATATGGCAGCCCTAAATTGTTCGTTGACTTCTATGGAGAAAACCGTACTGACAGCGACAGTGATGGTGTAATTGATGCGGCGGATAATTGCCCACAAATTGCAAATGCAAACCAAGCCGATACAGACTGGGACGGTATAGGTAATGTTTGTGATAGCGATGATGACAATGACGGTATGCCAGATGAATGGGAAACCAAATACGGCTTGAACCCGTTGGATGTCAGCGATGCAGAATCAGATAAGGATAGTGATGGTATTTCCAATCTGAACGAATATAAGAATGGCACAAATCCAACACAGAAAGATGGTCAAACTCCCGATTTACAGATTTCTGATGCACAATTTTCTGCCAGTATTCAAGCTGGAAAGTCCCTCACTGTTTCGCTGCAAGTAAAAAATGTAGGCAATGGCTTAGCGGCTGCCTCTACTTTAGAAATATGGTTATCCTCAGATAACGTGTTGAATGAAAAGACAGATCCTATTTTAGCTTCAATGACAATATCAGCACTCACAGCGGGAAAAACTGAATTTAAGTCCGTAGTGGTTACGGTTCCTTCAACGTCTAGAGGTGTACAATATCTGCTGATGAAAGCCGACAGCAAAGGTACTGTGAGTGAAATAAATGAACCTAATAATCTCGTTAAGAAACAGATTTCAATCTCAAATAGTCAGCCCGTTGCTTATGCGGCTACTGAAACACTTAATGAAGATACTGCAAAAAGTATGACTCTAAAAGCAACGGATGCGGAAAACAACATTCTGACCTATACCATCGTCGGACAGCCGACTCATGGTAAAATAACAGTACCGGGCAGCGACGGAAAAATCACGTATACCCCAAATGCCAATTATTACGGAACAGACATTCTTACTTTTAAAGTGAATGATGGTGGTTCAGATTCTAAAACTATGGCGGTCAGTATCAACATAAAAGCTGTGAATGATGCTCCTACCGTTACTGCACAAACGCTGAAAATACCGAGAAATCTGAGGAAAAAAATCCTTTTACAAGGCAAAGATATAGAAGATGGTAATAAACTCACTTACAGCATCAAAACCAAGCCAACACAAGGGATGCTGGGGACTCTGGTGGGGAACAAGGTGAGGTATACGCCGAAAAAAGGATACGTGGGAAAAGACAGCTTCAGCTTTGTTGTTAAAGATTCCGGCGGCCTATCCTCCACTGTAGCGGTAGTCAGCATTACAGTGACGGCTACCAATAACCTTCCAGTAGCTAAACCGCAAACGGTCGCATTATCTGAGGACAAACAGGTGTCCGTTACTTTGGTGGGAACAGATGTGGATCAGGATAAACTCACGTATACGGTAGTGGACAAGCCGCTTAATGGTACATTAGGGTCACTGAGTGTTGACAAGCTCACCTATACACCTAAAGTCAATTACAGTGGGAGTGATGCCTTTACTTTCAAAGTCAATGATGGCAATGCCGATTCACCTGTGGCAAAAGTTACATTAAATGTAGCGGCTGTGAATGATGCTCCTACCGTTACTGCACAAACGCTGAAAATACCGAGAAATCTGAGGAAAAAAATCCTTTTACAAGGCAAAGATATAGAAGATGGTAATAAACTCACTTACAGCATCAAAACCAAGCCAACACAAGGGATGCTGGGGACTCTGGTGGGGAACAAGGTGAGGTATACGCCGAAAAAAGGATACGTGGGAAAAGACAGCTTCAGCTTTGTTGTTAAAGATTCCGGCGGCCTATCCTCCACTGTAGCGGTAGTCAGCATTACAGTGACGGCTACCAATAACCTTCCAGTAGCTAAACCGCAAACGGTCGCATTATCTGAGGACAAACAGGTGTCCGTTACTTTGGTGGGAACAGATGTGGATCAGGATAAACTCACGTATACGGTAGTGGACAAGCCGCTTAATGGTACATTAGGGTCACTGAGTGTTGACAAGCTCACCTATACACCTAAAGTCAATTACAGTGGGAGTGATGCCTTTACTTTCAAAGTCAATGATGGCAATGCCGATTCACCTGTGGCAAAAGTTACATTAAATGTAGCGGCTGTGAATGATCCGCCAACTGCTGTTGCTCAGCCTATCATGGTGTTCAAGGATGCTTTATTTGCCATTACTCTGGTAGGGACAGACATTGAGGATGCTGCCGACAAGCTGGTTTATGCTATTGCTACCCAGCCGACCAAAGGCAAACTGGGGGTTCTTGCGGGAAACAAGGTCACGTACACACCAAACAAGGGTTACACAGGAAAGGATAGCTTTACCTTTAAGGTGACAGATACAGGTAAGGCTGTTTCCGCTACTGCCACGGTAAGCATTAAAGTCGTGGCTCAGCCCAACATTAGCTCTATAACCCCTCTGGTCGGGCGCGTAGGTCAAACCGTGACGCTTAATATATCCGGCACTAACTTACCCACCACCATTGTGGCAAATATTGCGGCACAGACAGTTGGTTGTAGCAAGACGAAAGCAACGGCAACTGCGGCCACTTTCACTTGCCCGTTGAATACGGCGGGTAGTCAAGCTCTGGCTATCAAAACGAAAGCGAACGGCGGAGTGATCATCAGTGGTGGCACTGCCACTTTCGTGGTGTCCCCAAAATCGTCTGCAACTGGCAAGCTCAACGACACGGGCATCACGCTTTGTGGGGATTACGCTTACGGTAATAGCGGCAAACACAATAATAATGTGTCTTGCTCATTACTTACTGATGCTGATGGCGACCCCGTACCTCTGGGGCAAGATGGTACGTCTGGACGTGATGTTACCAATAATGATGATAGTGATGGTCATGCTGGTTTCAGCTTTACTAAAATTAGTAACACAGGCGCGGAACTACCCAACTCTGCCACCGAATGGTCATGCGTGAAAGATAACGTGACTGGGTTGATGTGGGAAATCAAGACCGATGATGGTGAGCTACACGATAAAGACTGGACATATTCTTGGTACGAGCCGGACGGAACGAAAAATGGCGGCAATGCAGGTAAGCAGAATGGTGGTTCATGTGGTGGTAGCCAATGTGATACTTATGGCTTTGTGCAAGCAGTCAATGCAGTGGGCTGGTGCGGGTATAAGGATTGGCAGATTCCAAATAAGATGGATTTATATTCCATCGTCAGTAACGACCGTTCCGCTCCCGCGATTGACACTACCTACTTTCCAGACACGGGTGCATATGATGGATTTTGGTCATCGTCTCCTTCATATGCTGACCACGCATATAGCATCCAATTCGCTATCGGTCGCGAAGGTTCGGGTGCTAAGAGCAATTTTTCGAGTGTCCGGTTAGTTCGTGGGGGACAGTAA
- a CDS encoding IPT/TIG domain-containing protein, whose protein sequence is MLLFFRSFLLKFIALLFFVSYSADLYAGFEVVNPNTRIYSDQYKIGNGAKLSDSGTIYTYAYMSGSQVVVYVMAKSGSFKQNAVFGVYKGAINDSSRIATSANLKGGSGGYVSFTPSESDYRVMLQTTTTDGTVVSFYINTPFTVTVTAPSSSSLSVSPNPGYVGDQLTFSTSLNGDLPSGYTVKITLADSSGNWTLSEHDMSGSGRNFTYQRIMNEAGQNRQYRVAIFKGSARKTDWYYGTYTVKEKLPEVYSVSPLTGDLNKDQTYTVTGVNLPSSLVFTIADADDCGQTSYNSSSVTFNCIPRLSGSKSYSVKKQSQGDILKTGIINVDSGITGVSVSPISGYAGDQFTFSAILKNDLPSGFSVKITFANASGNWTQAEHDMSGGSRNFSYPRVISEIGQDRQYRVAIFNGNNRKTDWYSGTYTTKAKPIAVSSVSPETGELNKAQTYTVKGSNLPSSLVFTIADADDCRQTSYNSSSVTFNCTPRTSGSKSYSVKKQSQGDVLKTGTINVDSGIAGVSASPTSGYVGNQFTFSTTLKDDLPSGFSVKITFADASGNWTQAEHDMPGGPRNFSYPRVIDTVGQDRYRLASQAF, encoded by the coding sequence ATGTTATTATTTTTTAGAAGTTTTCTTTTAAAATTTATTGCCTTGTTATTTTTCGTCTCCTATTCTGCGGATTTATATGCAGGATTTGAGGTGGTAAATCCAAATACGCGGATATATAGTGACCAGTATAAGATTGGCAATGGGGCAAAGTTGAGTGATTCTGGCACGATCTATACCTATGCCTATATGTCGGGTAGTCAAGTTGTTGTGTATGTGATGGCAAAATCAGGGTCATTCAAGCAAAATGCCGTTTTTGGTGTTTACAAAGGAGCTATCAATGACAGCAGTCGTATTGCAACTAGTGCAAATCTTAAAGGGGGGAGTGGCGGTTACGTTTCTTTCACACCAAGCGAAAGTGATTATCGCGTCATGCTTCAGACGACAACAACTGACGGAACAGTTGTAAGTTTTTATATCAATACGCCTTTTACGGTCACGGTAACAGCCCCCTCAAGCAGCAGCCTTAGTGTATCGCCCAACCCCGGCTATGTAGGGGATCAATTGACATTTTCTACGTCCTTAAATGGTGATTTACCCAGCGGCTATACGGTAAAAATCACACTGGCTGACAGTTCTGGTAACTGGACACTGAGTGAGCATGATATGTCTGGTTCTGGACGTAATTTCACATACCAGCGAATCATGAATGAGGCAGGGCAAAATAGGCAGTACCGGGTTGCCATCTTCAAAGGGTCAGCGCGTAAAACAGATTGGTATTACGGCACATATACAGTTAAGGAAAAATTACCCGAAGTTTACAGCGTCAGCCCGCTAACGGGTGATTTAAACAAAGACCAGACTTATACAGTGACGGGAGTAAATCTGCCTTCCAGCCTAGTGTTTACCATTGCGGATGCCGATGACTGCGGGCAAACTTCGTATAACTCAAGTTCGGTGACATTTAACTGTATCCCTCGCCTCTCCGGTAGCAAAAGTTACAGTGTCAAGAAACAAAGCCAAGGCGATATATTGAAGACCGGGATTATCAACGTGGACAGCGGCATCACTGGGGTGTCAGTTTCGCCCATTTCCGGCTACGCGGGGGATCAGTTCACCTTCTCTGCTATTCTAAAAAATGACTTACCATCGGGGTTCAGCGTGAAAATTACTTTCGCCAATGCCTCTGGTAACTGGACACAAGCGGAACATGATATGTCCGGCGGGTCACGTAACTTTTCATACCCTCGCGTTATTAGTGAAATTGGTCAAGACAGGCAATATCGGGTTGCCATTTTTAACGGAAATAATCGTAAAACAGACTGGTATTCAGGCACATACACGACTAAAGCAAAACCTATAGCAGTCTCCAGCGTCAGCCCTGAAACGGGCGAACTGAACAAGGCACAGACTTATACAGTCAAAGGAAGTAACTTACCCTCAAGTTTGGTATTCACCATTGCAGATGCCGACGACTGTAGACAAACTTCGTATAACTCAAGTTCGGTGACATTCAATTGTACCCCGCGCACCTCCGGTAGCAAAAGCTACAGCGTCAAGAAGCAGAGCCAAGGCGACGTATTGAAAACTGGGACTATCAATGTCGACAGCGGTATCGCTGGGGTGTCGGCTTCCCCTACTTCCGGCTACGTAGGGAATCAATTCACCTTCTCCACTACCTTAAAAGATGACTTGCCATCGGGATTCAGCGTGAAAATCACTTTCGCCGATGCCTCCGGTAACTGGACACAAGCAGAACATGATATGCCCGGCGGACCGCGTAACTTTTCATACCCGCGTGTTATTGATACGGTTGGACAGGATAGATACCGTCTTGCCAGTCAAGCATTTTGA
- a CDS encoding choice-of-anchor I family protein encodes MAGFNFSLLTLAVAAATLSMNANASGVSDITPIGRYAHGVEVTLKSGKIDDIAGKAEIVAYDKTTKRLFVVNAVDGAIDVLNITDPTNPISVGSIDVKNTITGFYNGSPNSVAAYNGLIAVAVQAETKQDPGVIAFYDAADLSFKKSVNAGALPDMVTFTPDGKKVISANEGEPNSDYTNDPEGSVSIIDLSTGLDNATVTNVGFGAFDKATLVAKGVRIFGLNATAAQDIEPEYITVSQDSKTAWATLQENNAIAEIDLVSATVKGIYPLGTKDHSLAANTLDASDKDSTTTLKEWPVKGFYLPDAISNLYVNGKTYVLTANEGDSRDYSGYSEEKRVKDLTLDATAFPTGATLKQDANLGRLKTTTANGDTDGDGDFDVIHAFGARSFSVWDTSTLTDTNNTPTFDSGNQFATKILEDSTFSGLFNADGLTNSPDARSDDKGVEPEAVTVGKVGSKHYAFVGLERIGGVMIYDVTTPTTPTFVKYVNNRNTNAAFADDDDNLLVPPLSVGTVPVTETLASSDVGDISPEGMTFIAAEDSPNNTPLLVVAHELSGTTTIFQIKSSEVDAGGITAKTSAGNVENMKVESASAYPTGKPDNMAFDYGVTSYKVTGLTNGQTITMTLTMPSAIPANSKLYKITSAGYTEISGASIDGNTVSFSITDGGTLDADKTANGTIVDPVAIGTAVATNNGGGGSFHLFGLLALLLLPLVRRLK; translated from the coding sequence ATGGCTGGTTTCAACTTTTCTTTATTAACCTTGGCAGTTGCTGCCGCAACACTCAGTATGAACGCCAATGCTAGTGGCGTTTCAGACATCACACCGATTGGGCGTTATGCACATGGAGTAGAAGTAACTCTCAAAAGTGGGAAAATTGATGACATTGCAGGTAAGGCTGAAATCGTCGCCTACGATAAAACCACTAAACGCTTGTTTGTCGTTAATGCAGTTGATGGTGCGATTGATGTTCTGAATATCACTGACCCTACCAACCCCATTTCTGTTGGTAGCATTGACGTCAAAAACACCATTACTGGTTTTTACAATGGTTCACCTAACAGCGTCGCGGCTTATAACGGTCTGATTGCTGTCGCGGTACAGGCAGAAACTAAGCAAGATCCGGGAGTTATCGCATTTTACGATGCTGCTGACCTGTCATTCAAAAAATCAGTCAACGCAGGGGCGTTACCTGATATGGTGACATTCACGCCCGACGGCAAAAAAGTTATCTCCGCTAACGAAGGTGAACCTAACAGTGACTATACGAATGACCCAGAAGGCTCCGTCAGTATCATTGATTTATCAACAGGTTTAGACAATGCCACGGTCACAAACGTCGGATTTGGAGCGTTTGACAAAGCAACGTTAGTCGCTAAAGGTGTGCGTATTTTTGGCCTTAACGCTACCGCAGCTCAAGACATTGAACCGGAATACATCACCGTTTCTCAAGATTCAAAAACGGCATGGGCAACGTTACAAGAAAATAACGCCATCGCTGAAATTGACCTTGTGAGCGCAACCGTTAAAGGTATCTACCCACTCGGTACGAAGGATCATAGCCTCGCGGCAAATACCTTGGATGCTAGTGACAAAGACAGCACAACCACACTCAAGGAATGGCCTGTCAAAGGTTTTTACTTGCCCGATGCGATCAGCAATCTGTACGTCAATGGCAAAACTTACGTACTTACCGCCAATGAAGGGGATTCCCGTGATTACAGTGGTTATTCTGAGGAAAAACGAGTTAAAGATTTGACCTTGGATGCTACTGCATTTCCAACGGGTGCAACCCTAAAACAAGATGCCAATCTTGGTCGCCTGAAAACGACCACAGCTAACGGTGATACCGACGGTGACGGTGATTTTGATGTAATTCATGCTTTCGGCGCACGTTCTTTCTCGGTGTGGGATACCTCAACTTTAACAGATACAAACAATACACCGACTTTCGACTCTGGTAATCAGTTTGCCACTAAGATTCTGGAAGACTCCACCTTTTCCGGTTTATTCAATGCAGACGGTTTAACCAACAGTCCAGATGCCCGCAGTGACGACAAAGGTGTCGAACCCGAAGCCGTGACTGTTGGTAAAGTAGGCAGTAAACACTATGCGTTCGTTGGCCTTGAACGAATTGGCGGTGTCATGATTTACGATGTGACCACACCAACTACGCCAACCTTCGTTAAATATGTCAATAACCGCAACACTAATGCAGCGTTTGCAGATGATGATGACAATTTGCTCGTTCCACCTTTGTCCGTTGGTACTGTCCCAGTGACAGAAACCTTGGCTTCCAGTGATGTGGGCGACATCTCCCCAGAGGGCATGACCTTCATTGCCGCAGAAGATAGCCCCAATAACACGCCATTACTCGTTGTTGCTCATGAACTTAGCGGTACAACTACTATTTTCCAAATCAAAAGTTCTGAAGTGGATGCTGGTGGGATTACCGCTAAAACCAGCGCAGGTAACGTCGAAAATATGAAAGTGGAAAGTGCCAGTGCTTACCCGACAGGCAAGCCCGACAACATGGCATTTGACTACGGTGTTACCAGCTATAAAGTGACCGGGTTGACGAATGGACAAACCATTACCATGACATTAACCATGCCGTCAGCTATTCCGGCTAACAGTAAACTCTACAAAATCACTTCAGCGGGTTATACCGAAATTTCTGGAGCAAGCATTGACGGAAATACAGTTTCATTCAGCATCACCGATGGCGGTACGTTGGATGCGGACAAAACCGCTAACGGCACCATTGTTGATCCGGTAGCCATAGGCACAGCGGTGGCAACGAATAACGGCGGTGGTGGCAGTTTCCACCTGTTTGGGCTGTTAGCTTTGCTGTTATTGCCCTTAGTGCGTCGCTTGAAATAA